From the Micromonospora sediminicola genome, one window contains:
- a CDS encoding FAD-dependent oxidoreductase: MPDTDVVIVGGGLAGLAAARRLHRAGVPWRLLESADRLGGRVATDEVDGFLLDRGFQVLNTAYPRLGGLVDLDTLNLGWFTSGVLVRRGDRLERLVNPLREPTGAPGALTAGVGSLRDRLRLAALAAGCAGLPVGRLLTAPETSTEAALRRAGLSDAIIEELLRPFLSGVLLDRELATSSHVFAVILRSFARGRLGLPARGMGALPHAVAAPLPAELIALRTPVTAVAPGRVRTEAGQITCRAVVVAADPPAAATLLPTISRVRMHAYTTYYHRADTPPLDEPILLLDGDRREMIANTVVLSNAAPTYAPANQHLVATSVVGPQPPSERVIRTELERLYGRSTADWTHLTTVAVPDALPAAPPPQGRLRKPVALGDGLYVAGDHRDSPSIQGALASGWRTAGAVLEELRR, encoded by the coding sequence GTGCCTGACACCGACGTGGTGATCGTCGGCGGCGGCCTGGCCGGTCTCGCCGCCGCCCGCCGGCTGCACCGCGCCGGCGTGCCCTGGCGGCTGCTGGAGAGCGCCGACCGTCTCGGCGGGCGGGTCGCCACCGACGAGGTCGACGGCTTCCTGCTGGACCGGGGATTCCAGGTGCTCAACACCGCCTACCCCCGGCTCGGCGGCCTCGTCGACCTGGACACGCTCAACCTGGGCTGGTTCACCTCCGGGGTGCTGGTACGCCGCGGCGACCGGCTGGAACGACTGGTCAACCCGCTGCGCGAGCCGACCGGCGCGCCCGGCGCGCTCACCGCCGGCGTCGGCTCGCTGCGCGACCGGCTGCGCCTGGCCGCGCTCGCCGCCGGCTGCGCCGGCCTCCCGGTCGGGCGGCTGCTCACCGCGCCCGAGACCAGCACCGAGGCGGCGCTGCGCCGGGCCGGCCTCTCCGACGCGATCATCGAGGAACTGCTCCGGCCGTTCCTCTCCGGCGTCCTGCTCGACCGCGAGCTGGCCACCTCCAGCCACGTCTTCGCGGTCATCCTGCGGTCCTTCGCCCGCGGCCGGCTCGGGCTGCCCGCGCGCGGGATGGGCGCGCTGCCCCACGCCGTCGCCGCCCCGCTGCCCGCCGAGCTGATCGCGCTGCGTACCCCGGTCACCGCTGTCGCGCCCGGCCGGGTCCGCACCGAGGCCGGTCAGATCACCTGCCGCGCCGTCGTGGTCGCCGCCGACCCGCCGGCGGCGGCCACGCTGCTGCCCACGATCAGTCGGGTACGCATGCACGCGTACACCACCTACTACCACCGCGCCGACACGCCGCCGCTGGACGAGCCGATCCTGCTGCTCGACGGCGACCGGCGGGAGATGATCGCCAACACGGTGGTGCTCAGCAACGCCGCACCCACCTACGCACCGGCCAACCAGCACCTGGTCGCCACGTCGGTGGTCGGCCCGCAGCCCCCGTCCGAGCGGGTGATCCGGACCGAGCTGGAACGCCTCTACGGCCGCTCCACCGCGGACTGGACCCACCTCACCACCGTCGCGGTGCCCGACGCGCTGCCGGCCGCCCCGCCGCCGCAGGGCCGACTGCGCAAACCGGTCGCGCTCGGCGACGGGCTCTACGTGGCCGGCGACCACCGGGACAGCCCGTCCATCCAGGGCGCACTGGCCAGCGGTTGGCGTACCGCCGGGGCGGTGCTGGAGGAGTTGCGGCGCTGA
- a CDS encoding MMPL family transporter, producing the protein MAAGRSRWTATLVAVAVVLGWLVVGGIAGPYSGKLGEVATNDNASFLPADAEATRAQDLAAGFVDRESTPALVVYERTGGITPADQQRIQADAARFAQVPGVIGPLPPPIVSQDKQAAQVIVPIDSAEGEQIRTVVDELRNIAGPDRDGLTVDVAGPAGLLGDLIEVFSAIDGPLLLVTLVVVLIILLIVYRSPVLWIFPLLAAGMSYSLAAVVVYVLADNDVVKLNGQAQGILTVLVFGAGTDYALLLIARYREELHRHERPWDAMKAAWKGAAPAIIASGATVIVSLLCLLLSSLNSNRALGPVSAVGIAATLLVMLTFLPALLVLGGRWAFWPRRPRHDDADPRTEHGIWGRIAGFVARRARTVWVVTAVVLAALAIGVTQLGATTLGQSQLFTQRTDSVAGQEVIDRHFPAGTGSPATVFTAQAAAQRVAQVAQGVRGVASVAPLGQRGENAPPEENAPPKVVDGRVQLNVTLADPPDSNGAEQTIRDLREAVHAVPGADAVVGGFTAINVDTADASVRDRNVIIPVVLLVIAVILALLLRALVAPVLLIATVVLSFLATLGLCALLFRYVFDFPGVDQSFPLFAFVFLVALGIDYNIFLMSRVREESVRRGTRAGVLAGLAVTGGVITSAGIVLAATFSALAVLPLVVLVELGVAVAVGVLLDTIVVRSLLVPALAYDIGPKVWWPSRLSRSHREGDRAGAGVDRA; encoded by the coding sequence ATGGCCGCAGGACGCAGCCGCTGGACCGCGACGCTGGTCGCGGTGGCGGTGGTGCTCGGCTGGCTGGTGGTCGGTGGCATCGCCGGCCCCTACTCCGGGAAGCTCGGCGAGGTCGCCACCAACGACAACGCCTCCTTCCTCCCCGCCGACGCCGAGGCCACCCGGGCGCAGGACCTGGCCGCCGGCTTCGTCGACCGGGAGAGCACCCCCGCGCTGGTGGTCTACGAGCGCACCGGCGGCATCACCCCCGCCGACCAGCAGCGGATCCAGGCCGACGCGGCGCGCTTCGCCCAGGTGCCGGGCGTCATCGGTCCGCTGCCGCCGCCGATCGTCAGCCAGGACAAGCAGGCCGCCCAGGTGATCGTCCCGATCGACAGCGCCGAGGGCGAACAGATCCGCACCGTCGTCGACGAGCTGCGGAACATCGCCGGCCCGGACCGGGACGGGCTCACCGTCGACGTGGCCGGCCCGGCCGGCCTGCTCGGCGACCTGATCGAGGTGTTCAGCGCGATCGACGGGCCGCTGCTGCTCGTCACCCTGGTCGTGGTGCTGATCATCCTGCTGATCGTCTACCGCAGCCCGGTGCTCTGGATCTTTCCGTTGCTGGCCGCGGGGATGTCGTACTCGCTGGCCGCCGTCGTCGTCTACGTCCTGGCGGACAACGACGTGGTCAAACTCAACGGGCAGGCGCAGGGCATCCTCACCGTGCTCGTCTTCGGCGCCGGCACCGACTACGCGCTGCTGCTGATCGCCCGCTACCGCGAGGAACTGCACCGGCACGAGCGCCCCTGGGACGCCATGAAGGCCGCCTGGAAGGGCGCCGCCCCGGCCATCATCGCCTCCGGCGCCACCGTCATCGTCAGCCTGCTCTGCCTGCTGCTGTCCAGCCTGAACTCCAACCGGGCGCTCGGCCCGGTCAGCGCCGTCGGCATCGCCGCGACACTGCTCGTCATGCTCACGTTCCTGCCCGCCCTGCTGGTGCTCGGCGGGCGGTGGGCGTTCTGGCCCCGGCGACCCCGGCACGACGACGCGGACCCCCGCACCGAGCACGGCATCTGGGGACGGATCGCCGGCTTCGTGGCGCGCCGCGCGCGTACCGTCTGGGTCGTCACCGCCGTGGTGCTGGCCGCCCTCGCGATCGGGGTGACCCAGCTCGGCGCCACCACGCTCGGCCAGTCCCAGCTGTTCACCCAGCGCACCGACTCGGTGGCCGGCCAGGAGGTGATCGACAGGCACTTCCCGGCCGGCACCGGCAGCCCGGCCACCGTCTTCACCGCGCAGGCCGCCGCCCAGCGGGTCGCCCAGGTGGCGCAGGGCGTCAGGGGCGTCGCCTCGGTCGCGCCGCTCGGGCAGCGCGGCGAGAACGCCCCGCCCGAGGAGAACGCCCCCCCGAAGGTCGTCGACGGTCGGGTGCAGCTCAACGTCACGCTCGCCGACCCGCCGGACAGCAACGGCGCCGAACAGACCATCCGCGACCTGCGCGAGGCGGTCCACGCGGTGCCCGGCGCGGACGCCGTGGTCGGCGGCTTCACCGCGATCAACGTGGACACCGCCGACGCCTCCGTCCGCGACCGCAACGTGATCATCCCGGTGGTGCTGCTCGTCATCGCGGTCATCCTGGCGCTGCTGCTGCGCGCCCTGGTCGCCCCGGTGCTGCTGATCGCCACCGTGGTGCTGTCGTTCCTGGCCACGCTCGGCCTCTGCGCCCTGCTCTTCCGGTACGTCTTCGACTTCCCCGGCGTGGACCAGTCGTTCCCGCTGTTCGCGTTCGTCTTCCTGGTCGCGCTCGGCATCGACTACAACATCTTCCTGATGAGCCGGGTCCGCGAGGAGTCGGTCCGGCGCGGCACCCGGGCCGGCGTGCTGGCCGGCCTCGCGGTCACCGGCGGCGTCATCACCTCCGCCGGCATCGTGCTCGCCGCCACGTTCTCCGCGCTCGCCGTCCTCCCGCTGGTGGTGCTGGTCGAGCTGGGCGTGGCGGTCGCCGTCGGGGTGCTGCTGGACACCATCGTGGTCCGCTCGCTGCTGGTGCCCGCGCTCGCGTACGACATCGGGCCGAAGGTCTGGTGGCCGAGCCGATTGTCCCGCTCGCACCGCGAGGGCGACCGGGCCGGGGCGGGGGTGGACCGTGCCTGA